One Nicotiana tomentosiformis chromosome 4, ASM39032v3, whole genome shotgun sequence genomic window carries:
- the LOC104116609 gene encoding indole-3-acetic acid-induced protein ARG7-like, whose product MSACSKIRYIVRLRQMLRRWRKKAAARRVPSDVPSGHVAVSVGTSCKRYVVRATYLNHPLFKKLLSQAEEEFGFTNSGPLTIPCDETLFEEILCYLARSESDKNNVGCFINFEDFQRYCCHMGLRSNLDFWADSRPLLNGVSDKSIW is encoded by the coding sequence ATGTCAGCTTGCAGTAAAATCCGTTACATTGTTCGACTCCGTCAAATGCTACGGAGGTGGAGGAAGAAGGCTGCAGCTCGCCGTGTACCGTCCGATGTACCTTCCGGACACGTGGCAGTCTCAGTAGGCACCAGCTGCAAAAGATACGTAGTCCGCGCGACGTACCTGAACCACCCATTATTCAAAAAGCTCCTCTCACAAGCTGAAGAAGAATTTGGTTTCACAAACTCAGGCCCGTTAACAATTCCTTGCGACGAGACATTGTTCGAGGAAATACTCTGTTACTTGGCCCGATCCGAATCCGATAAGAACAACGTCGGATGTTTCATTAATTTtgaggattttcagagatattgtTGTCATATGGGATTACGAAGCAACCTTGATTTCTGGGCTGATTCGAGACCACTATTGAATGGCGTCTCCGATAAGTCCATTTGGTAA